Below is a window of Corvus cornix cornix isolate S_Up_H32 chromosome 10, ASM73873v5, whole genome shotgun sequence DNA.
AATTATATGTTATTTTGTTAATTGTCTATCTGCTGCTCTCCCTCGTTGGCATTACGAAGGGTGCAAGTCACCTCTGCAGCTAGTTTCCCTGCCCCAGCTTTTCCTGGGCTCCATCCCTCGAAGTTCTGGGTACCCCCGGCAGGGCATGGCCCCACCACTCTCCCGGCTGAGGGGCGCAGTAGGTCTCGTCCGCCTTTTCAGTTCGCTCTTTGCGCCCTTGAATGTGCGGTACCGAGGCACGTCTCCCTTCAGGGCCAGGAGCCCTGGCCAGGTACTGCAGAGGAGAGCGGTGCACTTGGGAAGCGCTGGCAGCCGCTGgcacctctgctctgtcccGGCACTGCCCTGGGGGTCAGGGTCGCGCCTCAACCCCTTCCCCGCGGTGTGGGTCCCGGCGGAAGCCCTGCCCtcgccctgccctgccctgccctcagccctgccctcagccctgccttcagccctgccctcagccctgccttCAGCCCTGCCTTCAGCCCTGCCTTCAGCCCTGCCTTCAGCCCTGCCCGGGTTTCGCCGCAAAGTCTGGGCTTCGTGCTCGGCGCTGCGCGGGCCGGCCCAGCGCCCCACCGCCCTCTTTTTCTGCAGCCTGGCTGTTGAGTAGAGGtgccccctcctcctctcctcctccgGCTGCCGGGGGAAGGTCTCCGAACGCTTTCATTCCGTGCGGTTAACCCCTTACTGCCCGTCCTGCAGGCCCCgtgccccgcagccccgcgTTCCCCTGCCGCCTGGTGCGATCGGCTCTGCCACCCTCTTGCTGTAGAACAGATTGATTTCCACGGGAGGGGACGACTCCTGCATGGGGCTGGTGTCACCCAGACGCCCTGCCCGCTACGAGCAGCCTTCGCGCCCGTCTCCTCCGCTCCCCGCGCTCTCgcttgctgtttttttttttttctcccaggagTAGCAGCGAAATGTCCCGTCCTGCCTATTTGGAAATGGGAACAAATTGCTCCCCCGCCTTACCTCGCCCATCGCATCCCATATATAGTCATATCTACGGTCAAATGGCAGGCGGCAGCGAATGGGAAGGCTGTGCCTCCCAAAAAAACCCGGGGGGCAGTAAGAGAGGGAAAGGGGTAGGGAcgaaaggaggagggaggaagggcaaaaaaaagccctttccaAAAAAGTATTGGATGTCTTGAGGAATGCAGTCAGCCCCCTGGGAAAGTACATATCTGTGAGGCGCTCCCTGCCCGCCGCTTGCACTCGGCCGGCGCCCCGTCCCGCACGGATCAACCCCGCCGCCCGGCagctccgctccgctcccccGGGGGCCGCGCCTGCGTCCGGACTCGGGGCTGTCCCGCAGcttttcaagtttttctttcGGGAGCAGTTCGCGCGGGGACGCGCCCTAGCCCACCGCCACCATGGATGCCATCAAGAAGAAGATGCAGATGCTGAAGCTGGACAAGGAGAACGCCTTGGACAGAGCCGAGCAAGCCGAAGCGGACAAGAAGGCAGCGGAGGAGAGAAGCAAGCAGGTCTGCACCGAGGGCCCGGGCGCAGCCAGCGCCGGGGCGCAAGTCTTTCCAGACGactcatctctttttttttcccccccccttccctcttcttccccccCCTCGCCGTACCTTGTATTCCACCCCTGCGCCCTGCCGAACTGGTTGAACTTTCCCTAAGGCAGAGCTTCAGCCTGGCAGCCGCCGGCTGGAGGTTCCCGGGGGCGCGGCAGGAGGTCCTTCCCCCGTCCCCACATtccagctggggagcagggccCTGGGACAGCCTCGTGGCCTCTGCCTTTGTCATAGGAGCACGGCTTAGAAAGGCTGCCTGGAACACCTAGTTAGCACTGGACAGATGTGCTGCGATTTGGCAAAGGACAGTTAAAGCTGTGTTCCCCACTCCAGCATCACTCAGCAGACTTGTCCGATTCCagccgccccccccccccgcccttCTCCAGACTCCTGTCctctttttttatccttctccAACCCCCCTCCTTTACACCTGGGGCTTTATTCGATTCGGGGAGGGGAACACATTGTTTGCTCGTTTCTGGGAGATctgaaggaggagggaggaaggaagagagagtgATTTATGAATTAATTTCCCACTTTTCTAAGCCCAGGGAGAAACATATTTGTGTGTTATATTTCCTCTTGTGCACGTAGTTAGAGGATGACATTGTGCAATTGGAAAAGCAATTGCGTGTGACGGAGGATTCAAGGGACCAAGTGCTGGAAGAGCTGCACAAGTCTGAGGACAGCCTCCTCTCCGCAGAGGAGAATGCTGCCAAGGTATCGTGCCCTTGCTGCAAGCAAAGAGGATCTAACtgtctctccttctctctctctctgtccgtctgtccttttctgtctcttctgcaCTTGCACCTCTCTGTTTGCACGATCACGCTGCCTGCTGCACCTTTTCCTGCCCGCCCTCCCCTCTGCACCACTTTCCACCCATATCACAGCTGGAGGACGAGCTGGTGGCTCTACAAAAGAAGCTGAAGGCCACTGAGGATGAGCTGGACAAATACTCGGAGTCCCTTAAAGATGCACAGGAAAAGTTGGAACTGGCTGACAAAAAGGCCACAGATGTAAGTTACCCCCATCCCTTTCACCACAAGCCCAACAGAGAAACCACACTCTTGCTCTGCTCAGGACAGCCTGGACTCCTACCCAGCAGCACTCCAAAGTTTGGTGATGGCAGGGTCCAGGCAcctcctgggcagggaggtgggaaaCAGCACTTGCCTCCCTGCATGAGGTTTGCACACTATCAGAGGCGTTTGATTGGGTTTCTGCTCACTTGACATGTGCTTTTCATGTGTACTTGTCACTCTAGacacaaaagcaaagaactGGTGATTCATCTGTTCAGGTGATGGGTGAAACAGCTCAGGCTGGAAGAACACTGTCTTGATAGTGAAACAGAATCAGAGAGTTAATAGCAAGTAAGTGCAGAAGAGGGAGATCCAGAAGAGCAAGGGCTGCTAGTTCTGTCTTCAAGAGAGCTGTTCCTAGGTATGCATGTGTTAGAACTGCTGCTAGATACTAGTTTGGCTCACTGGTCGCTGAGATAAAAGGTCCTCtcctactttttttcccttggaaaccAGTGGAACTGCTTCACTTGTCAAAGAAAAGTTCAGTCTTGTGTGACAGAAAATTACCTGGAAGATGATACTTGCTAGTTTTGCCATTTAGAGGACAGGGATCCTGGAAGCAAGCTGGGAGATATATATAGCTCAGCACTTTATATGGTAATAAGGCAAGAGCTTGTGCCTCTCCCAGGCCCTCATCCCACCCACCTGTCTATCCCTGACATGCATTTAATGGATTGTATGCATGGAGCCGTAAGAGTATGTTGTCTGTTAAGGTCCTGGTCTCTATCACTGCTCTTGGACAATGCAATTCTCCCTGAGTAAATCTCAGGTCTGAATTACAGGATTTGGTGAAACTACAGTATTTCCAAAGCAATGACCCTCCTTTTCCTTGTAGCTCAGCTTTAAAAGCCAACCTCAAAGCCATAATGAAAAGGAGTTGCCACGAAGCAAGCAAAGTATTTGAGGGGGAGGAAGGATAGtttcagaaagggaaatgttACAAACAACAACTTTGCATGAAAGACAACATGCTTCTatcttattttacttttaaaaggaagaaaggataaaaaaaaggtTTAGCTTTAGTATGGCAATTAAGTTATATAGCTTTGAAAGAGAACCCAAGAACTTAACAAACAGAAGTGTGTGAAGGAACAGGGGAGAGGGTCCCATGTATAATGTGGATCAGATGTCTGCTCTGTGCGTGGCAGCTTCCTAGCAAGACGTTTAGTTAGCTTTTTCAAAGGAACTGCATATAGATCCAGGGGAGATATTCCTTATATGGAAAAGTATGCAGACTATTTGGAAATAGCTTGCCTAGGATGAAGGCAGGAGAAATGCTACTAGACTCCCATTCTGAAACTAAGGATCTTCCTAACTGATCCCCATGCCATCTTCccctgctggaaaacagcatttggaAGCTAGTTGAGGGCAATTTTATTTGCAGTCTTCCCTCAGGTGGAGGGTGGGAGAGTGTCTGGCTTGTTTTCATCGAGGTAAATGCCATATTTATTTGTAGGCATGGAATATGTCTGACATTTTAGGgacatatttcttttttggcaGTGCAGAGTATCTTTGGGGCATTGCAGTTGACCCAGTATTTACCTTATTGGTTTGGATAGTTCCAAGACTTAGGAAAAGGGCACGGGCAGGAAGGGAGTGTCGGCTCGCTGGGATGGACTCGCCTTACACTGGGATGTGGAAATCTTACCTGTCCGGTGTGACTCATCTCCCAAAAGCCAGGCACATCCGCGGAGCCACCCCACCTGGGCgtgggcagctgcagccccctctcccctccccgtgtctcaggagccaggctgggtgcAGCAGCATCTGGCGGGTTGGTTGCTGTCATTTTATGACGCTCATACGGGGGCGGTTTGCGGGAGGAAAGGTGGGTCTTGACCCCGGGTcaggcccggcccggcccgcgggaCCCCGCGCGGTGTGCCGCCAGGCGGCACTGCTGCCCCGGCCCATCCACCGGCCACGGCCGTGCTGCCGGTAGGAGCGGCCCAGCCCCGGTCAGGAGCGGCCCATCCCCGGCCGGACCTGGCCATCCCCGGCCGGACCGGCCCATCCCCGGCCAGGGGCGGCCCAGCTCCGGCCGGACCGGCCCATCCCCGGTCAGGAGGGGCCCATTCCCTGCCATGACCGGGTCAGGACCAGCCCATCCCCAGGACGGCTGGACCGTCCTCCGTGCCCGCCCCGCTCCCAGCCCGGTGCCGGCAGCCCCGCCCCGGAGCTCTGCGGCGCGGGGGTACTTCCGGGGCTGCGGCGGGCGGAgggcggcggcgcgggcagGGCGAGGCGCGGGCATGGCGGCGATGAGCTCGCTCGAGGCCGTGCGCAGGAAGATCCgcagcctgcaggagcaggcGGATGCCGCCGAGGAGCGGGCGGGACGGCTGCAGCGGGAGGTGGACCAGGAGCGGGCGCTGCGGGAGGAGGTAGGGCTGCCCCTTGGCCCGGCTTGGGCCCACGGCCCGGGGGTTGGGGGCGCTGGGCGCGGGTCCCGGGCCGCGGCTCCCTCGTGTTCCTCCCCGGCCGGTGGGGCGAGCGGCCGCTTCCTTCGCCGCCGTGTCGGACAAGAAGGTTGTTACCTGCTGGTCTGGCCGCGGGGTCGACCCGCAGTGTTGCACTCCCCGGCTCGGTAACCCGAGTGCTGCGTGGGGCGGGCCCAGGTGCGGTGCGCAGGGAGACTGCACTACGTGTGCTGGCCAACAGCAAAACCCCGAGCTGGAATGAGGTTGGACTTAGGCGAGATGTTTGAGATTACGTGTTTTGTATTAGGCTGTGAGCAAGGTTTTATGGGGTTTTTCCCTCCACAAGTCCTAGTTCTCTCATCCCAACCAGACGAGTTCATCTGTGGGTAGTCAGCATGGCGACTCTTGGGAAGTTCGTAAGACTGAACCTGAGATGGGCCGTAGTACCTGACAACCCCCCAGCAGTGTAAGCGTACAGCCCCAGACGCTGTACATCTGTAGCGTGTTTTGTTCATCAAAGCTGCTCCCCAAGAGGGGAAAGGAACAGTAGGCTTGGTTTTAGGCAGAGGCAAGATCAGTTGTGAGCAGCATAGGCTTACGTAGCAGAGAGATGTAATTATGGGCGGCaatcacaataaaaaaaacctgatagGGCTGTTTGTCTTACCACCGACCTTTGGGAGTTCCAGCAGTTGTAACTTAATGTTTCCTGCTATAAAATGTAGTATTCTTTGAGGCAGTTTTAGTGTCTTCAGTGGTTGTATAAAAGCGAAGCAAAATAACAAATTTCCTGTGTAGTTTATTACAATAGAAAAAATAGCAATTATTTGATTTCCTTATAATATGGACCTTTCTGCACATTCTGAGCAGTAAGTTCAAAGGAAGAGCCTCCTAATTACCTGCAGGTCATCTTCCTTATGGAGCAAAATATGGCTACTTGTGCTTGTGTAACTGCTGCATTCTTGCAGATCACTCGGCATAtccatattttttcagtgaatgaTCTAAGTAATTAACTTATTTCATAAGggtttctgttttttaaaaacttgttttctaAGCTTTGTGGAGTAAAGGACACCGATGTTCCTATTTCCAGTAACATGCGTTATTCTGAACAACGTACTGAGGAATTTCTATTGAAACGGGAAGTTTTGCTGTTACCTTTTGTGGCAGAAGGAATAGTGCTGGAGGAGTGATTACAGCTTTCTGGTGAAGTCTTCCCTTAAGAGCTCAGCTACATTGCAATAAGGCTTAGACCCCTAAGGTTAATGTTTGTCTCTTCCCTGGAGTTGGTTTATGTGGATGATGTAGAATTGTGCAGAGTACGTTTACATGTTATTTAAGTTTTTGTGTGGAGGGGTCAGTGCTGGGGTGAATAAAGGCTGAAAACTGAACTCCCAGGCACATGTAGACGTGTGCTTTTTCTACAGTGCTGGCTACAGATGTTGCAGCTGTATTTCTGCATGCTTGAGGAGGGAGGCTTTGAGAGCACTACAGCAAGCAAGCTGTGTGAATCTGCCTCTTCCCTCAGTGTAATGCCTTGCATGTATAGCATGTGACCAGCTAGAGCTGTtatgtgaggttttttttttttttcttcctgtgcaagGTACGGATAcacaaacaatgaaaaaacTACAGCTGTGGCCAAAAAGTAGCACAGCCTCCAGCTTTTGATTGTTAAACCAGATTGCTAAAAGTTTCAAGGCTGTGATTAGCAGCCATTCCCTTAAAAAAGAATCTTCTGTTTTGAGTATGTACATTTTAAGGGGCTGTTGGTCattatgttttcaaaatgcatttttcttccttcttctgaaaaacacaatCTCCCTTATAATAGTAATAATTAACACCCAATGGTAACTTATCTGTGTCATCGCTCATTGTCAAAATATGTGGTGTATAAGTGCTACGGCAGAGATGCAGGTTATGTTTGCATGGTAGCAGTGGGAGTGCCTAAtgtcactggggttttttccttccttgccaTATAAGGAGAGAagtcctgctctgcagaagaaTAACTGGGGCCATATAAGGCTGGTTGGTAAATCCTTAGTGAGTTACTGGAGCAGGAAGTGAAAAGTTGAACTTTAGTCACCCTGTGTTTTTGAAGCACATTTTAAGCTCTTATCATGACAAGGAGTCTTGACATGATAATAATTAACTTGTAACATTACAAATTTCCCTAGGGTAGCCTTTATGaaaggttattttctttcttaaatctGGAAGTTCAAATTCTTACTGTTTTAAAGCCAGAAGTCCAAAAACACAGGTTTGGAATACTACTGCATGATTACATagctaaatattttatatttggatTAACGTGGATCTCTAAGGATGAAGTCTCTTCTCCTTCTGGGTCTCTTACGTTCACTGCCAATGCATATTAATGTTCAAAGATACAATTGCTTACCTGTTTATGTGTTGCTTTCAGTCCTTCTGGAGGACATCGTTACTTTCATGTCAAAGGTTGTTTTACTTGTCTGGCCTgtgagttttttttttcttgtgttatGTACTGCAAAATCTTTGCTGTGGATGGCTGTATCCAACTACCCCtggttagaaaagaaaaaataccaaactgaTACTTTTGGTATCTGTTTTTGCCAGAGGATTGGTTCCCCCCTCAACTAGGCATTGTAAGAAATTCAGATGTGTACTTCCTCACACATAGCAAATACATATCGTATATGTTAGTGTTAGCACTATTTAGGTGTTATTCTCTGAAATAATTAACTTTTTAGAGTAGTTACCCTTTTGTATATACTTCGTGCTTAATATAGTTTTGAAAGAAAGTTTCATAATGAGGTTACCACAAGAAGGCCGTTTCAGAACTTACTCTGCAACTTAAGCAAGTGTAGATTTGAGATGGTCAGAAGTAAGAGCTTGAAATGATAAGAGGCAGATGAGTTGCAAGTGTTACACAGAAGGTTAAGTAAACAGGTAATTCAGGAAAGGCAAATTTAGGGGAAGAGTGAGGATGGAACTattggaggaagaaaaaaaaaaaaagatgttttaaggGATTGCTGCCTGTACCAGGGCCCTTGCTGGTACCTTTTTTGTCAACTCTTGCGCAGCTTGCCTGTAAACAAAACTTCTGGGTATTCGGGCACTTCTTAAATGTTCTCATACTCTCTCTGTGTCAGCTGTCTCATTGCAAATGCTGATCCAGGTGTGTTTTTACATGTTTACACTGAATCCTTCTTATGGAACTCAAGGAAGTGTTGGGacaaatattacaaaatatgGTGAAAGGCCATAAATAAAGGAATTAGGGTAACAGAAGAATTGAGTAATTAGTTTGTGttgatttgattttaaaaaggcGAGGTGTGTAATTAATGTCTGCAAATacaataacagaaaatatttgggtAAAGGTGCATAATTCTTCCTGTGCAGCTCTTTCTAGTACAAATTGTACAGTCCTTGATGTGCTTCATTGAAAGGAAGCattaatcactttttttcctctgttaagCAATAACCTCACAATTTAATGATGTACATCAATGATGCACTTTTAGTGGATGAAGTCAGAAATTACAGAAGTGCTGTTAAATGGCACTAGCAGGTAATGGGATAACCTTTTACAAGGGAAGATGTGTGCCTTACtatgaattaatttctgttcttcctgtgCTTAGGCTGAGAGTGAAGTAGCTTCTCTGAACAGACGCATCCAGCTGGTTGAGGAAGAGTTGGATCGGGCTCAGGAGCGCTTGGCTACTGCCCTGCAGAagctggaggaggctgagaaGGCTGCAGATGAGAGCGAAAGGTGGGTGGGGCCACACCTGAATGGATTGTTACCCTTATGACAAAGATCATAATTGCCAGGGTGTGggttaggaaaataaattaaaccacTCCTAGGTCTCTGAATGTGTGTAATCTGCTCTTCTTTTGCCTACATGGACTTCAGTTACAGCTTGTCTGTAGAAATGTCTTAAAATATCTGGGCTTGGATTATTCTTCGTTGTGAAGACGAGATTTGAGTGTGGTAGGTCTTTTGATGTATCATGTCACATCCTGGGGAAACTACTTGGCCCAGCCCAGACTTCTCTCATTGGGTGACAACTTCTTGTGATACTCTTGTGCTGTTGGATGATTCTTGCTTTCATTGTGGGTAGAAAATCTCACCTGGAGAATAGGAAAGTGCTGGAAGAGGCTTTGGTTCTCCTGTTGGCAAGATTGGTACATAAAGGTGAGCGAAGGAAAGAGACTGATAATTCCTTCAGACCTCCAGAAGTCTGTAATGTAAGTTAGGAACTCAAGATTTGTGACGTTGGAAgatcttctctcttctccagtTGTAATACTGTAACACAGTTGTAACATATCTGTGATAGTACCTTTTATTGTGAAAGAAACCCACACATTCTGCATGTGTATTTCTAGGTTACTAAGGATGCAGTctattgaaaagaaatgtgcCAGAGACTCACAGTatgttttgaaacatttaagATAATTTTGGATCAGATGTGTGCAACGCACAGTGTTTCTTGTTATGAAGGAGTTAAATTTTGCTtatgcagagcacagagagcttCTAGGGCTCTGACATGGTAAAACCCAGGGGAGTCTGGCCCATAAACATGATTCTTGTCAGTCCTGCAAGGGTTGTAACATGCTGTTGATGAGTATAAAAGCACAGATGTTTTCAGTCTCCTTATTAGGTCTTTAAAAGTGATACCCTTAATTTACCTTTCTGTAAGGTGAGTTTTTCCTccaatttaaaatgaaaaagaatactACAGCTGAACTACAGTAAGAGTTAACCAATcacactttttcttccttcctgacATGTGTTTTGTTCCTTGAACTTCTGAAATGTGAATGCTCAGGACTAATCTATGGGGTGAAGACTCAACTGTCTGATGCGCTCCATTCACCTGAATACAATTGTCTGAAAGTCACATACCATGAGTAGTAGGGCTGGAGATAAAACTGGCAAGCCCTGAACCTTGCATTTCCTGTTTTTCACGTTTTTCAGAGGAATGAAGGTCATTGAGAATAGAGCCCAGAAGGATGAAGAGAAGATGGAAATCCAGGAGATCCAGCTTAAAGAGGCTAAGCACATTGCTGAAGAGGCTGACCGCAAGTATGAAGAGGTCAGTTCTTGAGTGCAGGTCATCTCTTTCTAAAGCCCATTAGGCTGTGcctgtaattttgtttttctcctttgcctttTAAGTTCAAAAGATCACAAACACAACTCTTCacagctgtggaaggaaaacTGGGCACCCAGATACCTCAGGGGACAAGGTGACAGGAGATCTCTGCTTAGATTGTCACACTAAAATGTTTGAGAGTATTCCCTAAGCTCTTAGggagaaaaatagttttcagtTGCCTTTTGGTGAATGAAAGGGAGGTCTTGGAAAATGTCTGATAACTAAGTCTCAAATGTAGATGTCACATAATCAAAACTCATGTGTTGACCAAAAAACAAAGACGCCCAGCCCCCAGCTTTGTAGGTTCTAGAAACAGGTGATGTGTGGTGCAGCAATATCATATCCCTGATTGTCCCTTGCCTGTCCTTGTAGGTGGCTCGTAAGCTGGTGATCATTGAGAGTGACCTGGAGCGCGCTGAGGAGCGTGCTGAACTATCAGAAAGGTAAGTGTGGAACTGCTCTGAGACATATGTGAGGTGCTGGAAGAGAACTATAACTGCATGAAATGTTGGCAGTATACCGTGTGTTCAGCTCAAAGCTATGTTTGTTCATTTACTGTAATCGTTGCAATAAATGATCAGTGCTGAAGTAAATGTGTTCCTATGTGTGTGCGCGTGTTTTGTCACTGCATGCTGTACCTGCACACTGATTTTGTGAATGGCTTTTGTGCATTTCATGTGTTCACTAACAGCCAAGTCCGACAGCTGGAAGAACAGTTAAGAATAATGGATCAAACCTTGAAAGCATTAATGGCTGCAGAGGATAAGGTACTGATACTAATAAACAGTTTTTAGGTTTAACTGCAACCCAAGTCTTTCAGCTTCCATAGCCAGTTAGCTCACTCAGTAGTAACAAATAAGTCCTTGCTATGCTCTTTACTCTCTTTGCATCTTGCTTTGGTGGTTTTCTttggtctcttttttttgttttgtttatttattcatttttgcctttaaaactgATCTCCTGTGCAGCCAAAAGAAGCTGAACTGTCTCAAGTGTAAAAGCTCTAAATGTTTCTGTGTAAGCCAAGAGCTGTAGATAAATTTCTGTCTGGTCATCCTCTTAATGTGCACTTGAAATGGTATTCGGCATCACAAAGAGTTGCTTTCAATCTGTGATGGATCAGCTGCTTTTGAGGCCGTTCTTTTGCCCtgtaattgttttcatttttctctatcttttccccctattttctcctgtttcttttgCTTGACTGAATCTTCCATCCGCCcctttcctgccttccctccgAAATAACAGCAAATGTGCTGAGCTTGAAGAGGAGTTGAAAACTGTGACCAACAACCTGAAGTCGCTGGAGGCTCAGGCTGAGAAGGTAGGCTAGAGACTTATGTGAGAACGTGTCCCTTACGTTGCCATCTGGcctgtggggttttctttgtaTGCTGATTGCtttgcagcatttcagcaggGCTGTTGTCAGTAGAGGCATTTGGATTTACTGCTCAGTTCGTATTTGGCTCCTATTGGAACATAGCATATCTTCTAGTTCCAAATAGGTCAGTATTATTTGGCCACGTGTTCTGTTGAGTATTCTGACAGGATTAAGTATTACTTACAGAATGTCCCTCAAAATGGCATTGTGTACTAACATTAAATTTCTCCAAAAGACATCCTCATTAAAACTGTAGTACTAATTTCTTCTCAAAGTTCTTGCTGTATTGCACTGGAATGTAACTCAAGGGAAGTTTGACTCTTGTAATAAACCGTATTACCACAGCCTTGCAAGCAGAATTAATTTAGTTTTACCTATAATAATTTCTTGTGTACAGATGATCTACTACAAGAGTTTCGAATGCGGGGGTTTTTTGGTATATTTAGAATACCTGTCTAATACCAGTGATCCTCTTTCTAATTACAGTACTCACAGAAAGAGGACAAGTATGAAGAGGAGATTAAAGTTCTGACTGACAAACTGAAGGAGGTAAAATTAGAGCTGTTCTTTGCAACATATCTTCCAATGCACCTTTGATTTTAGTATAAATACTACTTTGATGCTGTTAGGATTGACATACATTTTGGAAACAGTATAATGTTAAATATCTCCCCTAGAAATTAGTTTATACTAGCCTTATTATTTGCCTCCTCTCATTGTACTTCTTTCCTCATTGGAATTATTTCTTCTCAATTCCTAAgtactctgtgtgtgtttccTAAAGTAGTCTGTGTTTGTCCTGACTTCAGGCTGAGACCCGTGCTGAGTTTGCTGAGAGGTCAGTAACCAAGCTGGAGAAGAGCATTGATGACCTAGAAGGTatgggggtttgtttttctactTACTGTGGAAATACGTATCTCTTATTCTTCTCTTGTGTGgaggtttttgttggtttttttttttccagtaccCAGTTCTACTGGGCTGACTTGTCCCACTTTATATAAATGGGTCTGCCTAAAGAGTAAAgtagacaaaatattttccaaatgaaatgtATTGATAACTTAAATGCTTCAGATGAATGGTGTTTTGCTCttgcctgtttctttttctctcattttctcaagactcctttcatttttttgttttatactcTTCTATTTGGAGGTATGTAAATGTATAGGGTAAATGATCACATGACAAGTGTTATTATCATCTTAGCAAAAAGCTCATGAAGAGTTGCATTATGTTTACAGTAATTAGGAATGTAGCAAGCTAACCTAATTTATTACTGTGATAAGTGTGGGTCAGGGCAGGCATTTTGTGGCGTAGACcagttgttgggttttggtcAAGCTAATAGATTGTATACATAGTCAGAAGGACAGCTTATTTAACTTCAGAGGGTTTGCTTGTAAGGTTCTAATAAATCtatcagagctgcagcagagtaGTGGAATGTGCTTTCTGCCTctggagaaaataattcagtagGACTTTTTAATTAGAAGTTATATGGAGTTCACTATTTAGATG
It encodes the following:
- the TPM1 gene encoding tropomyosin alpha-1 chain isoform X13, whose protein sequence is MDAIKKKMQMLKLDKENALDRAEQAEADKKAAEERSKQLEDDIVQLEKQLRVTEDSRDQVLEELHKSEDSLLSAEENAAKAESEVASLNRRIQLVEEELDRAQERLATALQKLEEAEKAADESERGMKVIENRAQKDEEKMEIQEIQLKEAKHIAEEADRKYEEVARKLVIIESDLERAEERAELSESKCAELEEELKTVTNNLKSLEAQAEKYSQKEDKYEEEIKVLTDKLKEAETRAEFAERSVTKLEKSIDDLEEKVAHAKEENLSMHQMLDQTLLELNNM
- the TPM1 gene encoding tropomyosin alpha-1 chain isoform X3, producing the protein MDAIKKKMQMLKLDKENALDRAEQAEADKKAAEERSKQLEDELVALQKKLKATEDELDKYSESLKDAQEKLELADKKATDAESEVASLNRRIQLVEEELDRAQERLATALQKLEEAEKAADESERGMKVIENRAQKDEEKMEIQEIQLKEAKHIAEEADRKYEEVARKLVIIESDLERAEERAELSESKCAELEEELKTVTNNLKSLEAQAEKYSQKEDKYEEEIKVLTDKLKEAETRAEFAERSVTKLEKSIDDLEDNFLCFTSPKTSSSGWIKHLSKLWMFHGFIVLSSSLVDTSSITCLRTCSVCALLYRNYISQCKINIPAVSLLLFLCLLFI
- the TPM1 gene encoding tropomyosin alpha-1 chain isoform X19 — translated: MDAIKKKMQMLKLDKENALDRAEQAEADKKAAEERSKQLEDELVALQKKLKATEDELDKYSESLKDAQEKLELADKKATDAESEVASLNRRIQLVEEELDRAQERLATALQKLEEAEKAADESERGMKVIENRAQKDEEKMEIQEIQLKEAKHIAEEADRKYEEVARKLVIIESDLERAEERAELSESQVRQLEEQLRIMDQTLKALMAAEDKYSQKEDKYEEEIKVLTDKLKEAETRAEFAERSVTKLEKSIDDLEDELYAQKLKYKAISEELDHALNDMTSM
- the TPM1 gene encoding tropomyosin alpha-1 chain isoform X18, whose product is MDAIKKKMQMLKLDKENALDRAEQAEADKKAAEERSKQLEDELVALQKKLKATEDELDKYSESLKDAQEKLELADKKATDAESEVASLNRRIQLVEEELDRAQERLATALQKLEEAEKAADESERGMKVIENRAQKDEEKMEIQEIQLKEAKHIAEEADRKYEEVARKLVIIESDLERAEERAELSESKCAELEEELKTVTNNLKSLEAQAEKYSQKEDKYEEEIKVLTDKLKEAETRAEFAERSVTKLEKSIDDLEDELYAQKLKYKAISEELDHALNDMTSI
- the TPM1 gene encoding tropomyosin alpha-1 chain isoform X17, with the protein product MDAIKKKMQMLKLDKENALDRAEQAEADKKAAEERSKQLEDDIVQLEKQLRVTEDSRDQVLEELHKSEDSLLSAEENAAKAESEVASLNRRIQLVEEELDRAQERLATALQKLEEAEKAADESERGMKVIENRAQKDEEKMEIQEIQLKEAKHIAEEADRKYEEVARKLVIIESDLERAEERAELSESKCAELEEELKTVTNNLKSLEAQAEKYSQKEDKYEEEIKVLTDKLKEAETRAEFAERSVTKLEKSIDDLEDELYAQKLKYKAISEELDHALNDMTSM
- the TPM1 gene encoding tropomyosin alpha-1 chain isoform X16, with amino-acid sequence MDAIKKKMQMLKLDKENALDRAEQAEADKKAAEERSKQLEDELVALQKKLKATEDELDKYSESLKDAQEKLELADKKATDAESEVASLNRRIQLVEEELDRAQERLATALQKLEEAEKAADESERGMKVIENRAQKDEEKMEIQEIQLKEAKHIAEEADRKYEEVARKLVIIESDLERAEERAELSESKCAELEEELKTVTNNLKSLEAQAEKYSQKEDKYEEEIKVLTDKLKEAETRAEFAERSVTKLEKSIDDLEDELYAQKLKYKAISEELDHALNDMTSM
- the TPM1 gene encoding tropomyosin alpha-1 chain isoform X12, which encodes MDAIKKKMQMLKLDKENALDRAEQAEADKKAAEERSKQLEDELVALQKKLKATEDELDKYSESLKDAQEKLELADKKATDAESEVASLNRRIQLVEEELDRAQERLATALQKLEEAEKAADESERGMKVIENRAQKDEEKMEIQEIQLKEAKHIAEEADRKYEEVARKLVIIESDLERAEERAELSESKCAELEEELKTVTNNLKSLEAQAEKYSQKEDKYEEEIKVLTDKLKEAETRAEFAERSVTKLEKSIDDLEEKVAHAKEENLSMHQMLDQTLLELNNM